A stretch of Chitinophaga caeni DNA encodes these proteins:
- a CDS encoding arylsulfatase, which produces MKRYLVYTGIFASLLTACKNAAKDKDQSKRPNIILILADDLGYSDIGCYGGEIQTPNLDALAAGGTRFTQFYNTSRCCPSRASLLTGLYNHDAGIGEMTSDRHEPGYRGYLTENTVTLAEVLKSAGYHTAMSGKWHVSNTIEQPRGEEQLKWLNHQASHPYFSPVEQYPVNRGFEKYYGNIWGVVDYFDPFSLVNGTNAVEHVPAGYYHTDAINDTAVSYIRQFSKEDKPFFLYVAHTAPHWPLMAKEEDIEKYKDTYKKGWDATRQARYRRMAQMGLIDTLKAPLSPRWHSDLAWEQNPDSAWDARAMAVHAAMVDRMDQGIGRIIKTLKETGEWENTLIVFLSDNGASPEDCSRYGTGFDRPSETRNGQKIVYPVHKKVMPGTEQVFASIGPRWANVANTPYQYAKAQSYEGGIHTPMIVHWPSGTAQKGGYSTQVGHVMDFMPTFIELAGATYPGEYNGHKISPYSGKSLVPAIKDGKVQPRTPLYNEHYNARYVRDANWKMVSLSSDSTWHLYKIGEDQTELNDLAGQHPEIVEKLSNQWQQWAHEHHALPKKSH; this is translated from the coding sequence ATGAAAAGGTATTTGGTATACACGGGTATTTTCGCAAGCCTGCTGACCGCTTGCAAAAATGCCGCGAAGGACAAGGATCAAAGCAAACGACCCAATATCATACTGATCCTGGCAGATGATCTTGGATATTCGGATATCGGTTGTTACGGTGGCGAAATCCAGACACCCAATTTGGATGCCCTCGCAGCCGGTGGAACGCGGTTTACACAATTCTATAACACTTCCCGTTGCTGTCCCTCCAGGGCTTCTCTCCTAACCGGCCTATACAATCATGATGCGGGCATCGGGGAAATGACGAGCGATCGCCATGAACCGGGATACCGGGGCTACCTCACAGAAAATACGGTTACATTAGCCGAGGTACTGAAAAGTGCAGGTTACCATACGGCTATGAGCGGTAAATGGCATGTTTCCAACACCATTGAACAACCAAGGGGGGAAGAGCAGTTAAAATGGTTGAATCACCAGGCTTCACACCCTTATTTTTCCCCGGTGGAGCAATACCCGGTTAACAGGGGTTTCGAAAAGTATTATGGTAATATTTGGGGTGTCGTGGACTATTTTGATCCTTTCAGCCTTGTGAATGGTACCAACGCGGTGGAACATGTTCCTGCCGGGTATTATCATACCGATGCTATCAATGATACTGCCGTAAGCTATATCAGGCAATTTAGCAAGGAAGATAAACCGTTCTTTTTATATGTTGCCCATACAGCGCCGCATTGGCCTTTAATGGCAAAAGAAGAAGATATTGAAAAATATAAAGACACCTATAAAAAAGGTTGGGACGCTACCCGGCAAGCCCGTTACCGGAGGATGGCGCAAATGGGGTTAATCGATACCTTGAAAGCACCTTTATCACCACGCTGGCACAGCGACCTGGCTTGGGAACAAAACCCCGACTCTGCTTGGGATGCCCGCGCCATGGCTGTTCATGCCGCCATGGTTGACAGGATGGATCAAGGAATTGGCCGAATTATCAAGACCTTGAAAGAAACCGGGGAGTGGGAGAATACCCTGATCGTTTTCCTGAGCGATAATGGCGCCAGCCCGGAGGATTGCAGTCGCTATGGTACCGGTTTTGACCGTCCGAGCGAAACGAGGAATGGTCAAAAAATAGTTTACCCCGTGCATAAGAAAGTAATGCCGGGCACGGAGCAAGTATTCGCTTCTATCGGTCCACGTTGGGCGAACGTTGCCAATACACCTTATCAATATGCGAAGGCACAATCCTACGAAGGAGGAATCCATACGCCGATGATCGTACATTGGCCGTCCGGAACTGCTCAAAAAGGTGGTTATTCAACCCAGGTTGGCCACGTCATGGATTTCATGCCAACTTTCATCGAGCTGGCAGGGGCCACTTATCCGGGAGAGTATAACGGGCATAAGATCAGCCCCTATTCCGGGAAGAGCCTGGTTCCAGCCATCAAGGATGGTAAAGTGCAGCCGAGAACACCGTTGTACAACGAGCATTACAATGCCAGGTATGTACGGGATGCAAATTGGAAAATGGTTTCCTTATCGTCTGATAGTACCTGGCACTTATATAAAATCGGGGAAGATCAAACGGAGCTTAATGATTTGGCGGGACAACATCCTGAAATCGTTGAAAAACTTTCCAACCAATGGCAACAATGGGCACATGAACATCATGCCTTACCAAAGAAAAGTCATTAA
- a CDS encoding glycoside hydrolase family 2 TIM barrel-domain containing protein, giving the protein MGKFNVCGLNNRWFVFKFIGGQYQFPCGFADCPLFNRDTYHILSVASKRSVIIAFYINIYSLKLDFSMCFLSRFMKPFALLLGGFLLGIQLYGQDLSRQKYYRLVDSRGRVLEVAANAGNNDRILLDAKEKGNIGQAWQLIKLDKDIYQVKMAAATKNIDNGNRRSPNGNPALLWDSDRGNENQHWRFRELSTGKFIVTSIKSGQNLAAKERNGNGYLFQVPADSTDITQLWALEPIKEKLKFPPPFKGEAWEDESIFAVHKEPTHASYIPFPGISSLKSDPSFLDTGTSTRSPWIFSLNGDWKFHWVKQPSERPLDFYKVNFDDQSWKYITVPSNMEMEGYGTPIYTNITYPFKNDPPRVMGAVPADWTAAKEPNPVGSYRKEFELPADWDGKEVFLHFDGVISAMYVWVNGKKVGYSENSFSPAEFNITSFLKPGKNLVAVEVYKYSDGSYLEDQDMTRFSGIHRRVYLMAVPKLHIRDIAVNNQFEDHFSKAILSIDAHVKNSGRKLKSAAYLDASLLDPGGNVAVKFKPVQVDRLQKNWEAAYVLKAEVDQPELWNAEHPVLYNVLLELKDADGNTLEAINIKHGFREVSIRDGQLLLNGEPILLKGVNRHEIHPTLGKAVSVESMLQDIMLMKKHNINTVRTCHYPNDPLWLKLCDAYGLYLIDEANHETHGHQQIAKYPSWQPAIIDRTVRLVERDKNHPAVIIWSLGNEAGGGPNFVAARQAVKNLDTTRPVHYEGMNSVADIESNMYPSVDYIIKRGEADSEKPYFMCEYAHAMGNSVGNLQEYWDAIESHKRLIGGCIWEWVDQGLAVPVPGDASGAVYYAYGGDLGDKPNDGTFSIKGLVTSDRQVKAPLLEVKKVYEYVKFKDAGIVDGKVLLINKYDFTNLSGYQFHWTVLEDGHVIKEGVETLGALQPNKSLMMNLPITKIPWKQGSEYLLNVEVRLGEDQLWAKKGHSVAFEQFSMPVSVANIPPLPITDKADKIHVNENRESVKIFNNSFILEFDKQSGMMKTLKYGNQSYVTNTDEGLQLDIYRAMLDNDHTGDWGQAYDTRKLGFDHPSFKLVEMQVQERGSVVYVHTNMEATTNSGFSLQVRLDYTVNADGNIAVSATVVPATTRYFIPRIGLKMALQGDLNLATWYGRGPQENYIDRETSAPLGIYHLPVSKMIEPYEKPQSMGNREDLRWLQLTNPESKKGIRVVTRSKMSFSALHVSEIDLGTAAHLYQLHPGKTTYLHLDAYQMGVGNGSCGPIQLPKYLVPDNTCHLSFIIQPI; this is encoded by the coding sequence ATGGGTAAATTTAATGTATGTGGTTTAAATAATAGGTGGTTCGTTTTCAAATTTATCGGTGGACAATATCAATTTCCCTGCGGCTTTGCGGATTGTCCATTGTTTAACCGCGATACTTACCATATCTTGAGCGTTGCTTCTAAACGGAGCGTAATAATAGCGTTTTATATCAATATTTATTCGTTGAAATTGGATTTTAGCATGTGTTTTCTAAGTAGATTCATGAAACCTTTTGCCTTGTTGCTAGGCGGGTTCTTGTTGGGTATACAGCTTTATGGACAAGATTTAAGTCGCCAAAAGTATTACCGCCTTGTCGACAGCCGTGGCCGCGTGCTGGAAGTTGCGGCGAATGCCGGTAATAACGACCGTATTCTTCTCGATGCTAAAGAGAAAGGTAATATTGGTCAAGCTTGGCAATTAATCAAGTTAGATAAGGACATTTACCAAGTTAAAATGGCTGCCGCGACTAAGAATATTGATAATGGCAACCGTAGGTCGCCAAACGGGAACCCGGCGTTGCTTTGGGATAGCGATCGGGGGAATGAAAACCAGCATTGGCGTTTCCGCGAATTATCCACTGGTAAGTTCATCGTTACAAGTATCAAAAGTGGACAAAATTTAGCTGCCAAGGAAAGGAATGGAAACGGATACCTGTTCCAAGTGCCTGCCGATTCTACAGATATTACGCAGTTATGGGCATTAGAACCTATTAAAGAAAAACTGAAATTTCCGCCCCCGTTCAAAGGGGAAGCTTGGGAAGATGAATCTATCTTCGCTGTTCATAAAGAACCTACCCATGCCAGCTATATTCCTTTCCCCGGGATTTCATCCTTGAAAAGCGATCCATCTTTTCTTGATACGGGAACAAGCACCCGTTCTCCCTGGATATTTTCGTTAAATGGCGACTGGAAATTTCATTGGGTCAAGCAACCGTCTGAACGTCCGCTGGATTTTTATAAAGTGAATTTTGATGACCAGTCCTGGAAATACATTACCGTTCCTTCAAATATGGAGATGGAAGGATATGGCACCCCGATCTATACAAATATTACCTATCCATTTAAGAACGATCCGCCCAGGGTAATGGGCGCTGTTCCTGCCGATTGGACTGCTGCCAAGGAGCCGAACCCGGTGGGCTCTTACCGCAAGGAATTCGAACTACCTGCCGATTGGGATGGCAAAGAAGTGTTTTTGCATTTCGATGGTGTGATCAGTGCCATGTATGTATGGGTCAATGGTAAAAAAGTTGGCTATAGTGAGAATAGCTTTAGCCCCGCAGAATTTAATATTACATCATTTCTTAAGCCCGGTAAAAACCTGGTGGCGGTGGAAGTATATAAATACAGCGATGGCAGCTACCTGGAAGATCAGGACATGACACGTTTTAGCGGTATTCACAGGCGTGTTTACCTAATGGCAGTACCTAAATTGCATATACGCGATATTGCCGTGAATAACCAATTTGAAGATCATTTTTCGAAAGCAATTTTATCTATCGATGCGCATGTCAAAAATAGTGGTAGGAAGTTAAAATCCGCTGCTTATTTGGATGCCAGCCTATTGGATCCTGGTGGTAATGTAGCGGTAAAGTTCAAGCCAGTCCAAGTGGATCGATTGCAAAAGAACTGGGAAGCAGCATATGTTTTAAAAGCGGAAGTTGATCAACCGGAATTATGGAATGCTGAACACCCTGTATTGTATAATGTTTTATTAGAACTGAAAGACGCAGATGGAAATACCCTGGAAGCCATCAATATAAAACATGGTTTCCGAGAAGTGAGTATACGTGATGGTCAACTTTTGTTAAATGGTGAGCCTATCTTGTTGAAAGGTGTCAACAGGCACGAAATTCATCCAACTTTGGGTAAGGCAGTATCAGTAGAGAGTATGTTGCAGGATATTATGTTGATGAAGAAGCATAATATTAATACGGTGCGTACTTGTCATTACCCTAATGATCCCTTGTGGTTGAAACTTTGCGATGCTTACGGTTTATATTTAATCGATGAAGCGAACCATGAAACGCATGGTCATCAACAAATAGCAAAATACCCGTCTTGGCAGCCTGCGATCATCGATAGGACCGTGCGGCTCGTTGAAAGGGATAAAAATCATCCCGCTGTAATTATTTGGTCACTTGGAAATGAAGCCGGTGGCGGACCGAACTTCGTGGCTGCCCGCCAAGCGGTAAAAAACCTGGATACCACTCGCCCGGTGCATTATGAAGGTATGAACAGCGTAGCCGATATTGAATCTAACATGTATCCTTCTGTTGATTATATCATTAAAAGGGGAGAGGCTGATTCGGAGAAACCGTATTTTATGTGTGAATATGCCCATGCCATGGGCAACTCGGTAGGTAATCTACAGGAATATTGGGATGCTATTGAATCGCATAAGAGACTCATCGGCGGCTGTATTTGGGAATGGGTAGATCAAGGTTTGGCGGTTCCCGTTCCGGGGGATGCTTCCGGCGCCGTGTATTATGCTTACGGAGGTGATTTGGGTGATAAGCCCAATGATGGTACGTTCAGTATTAAAGGACTTGTTACTTCGGATAGGCAAGTGAAAGCGCCCTTGTTGGAAGTGAAAAAAGTGTATGAATATGTCAAGTTTAAAGATGCAGGAATTGTAGACGGAAAAGTATTGTTGATTAATAAATATGACTTCACCAATTTATCAGGATATCAATTCCATTGGACGGTTTTGGAAGATGGTCACGTGATCAAGGAAGGGGTAGAAACCCTGGGTGCATTGCAACCGAATAAGAGCTTAATGATGAACCTGCCGATCACCAAAATCCCATGGAAGCAAGGTTCGGAATATTTGTTGAATGTGGAAGTACGCTTGGGTGAGGATCAGCTTTGGGCTAAGAAAGGTCACAGCGTGGCTTTCGAGCAATTTTCTATGCCGGTGTCCGTAGCCAATATTCCCCCGTTGCCAATTACTGATAAAGCTGATAAAATACATGTAAATGAAAATAGGGAGAGCGTGAAGATCTTCAACAATTCATTCATCTTGGAATTTGATAAGCAATCAGGCATGATGAAAACCTTGAAGTATGGCAACCAATCTTATGTAACCAATACGGATGAAGGTTTACAACTGGATATTTACAGGGCTATGCTGGATAATGACCATACCGGCGATTGGGGACAGGCTTATGATACCCGTAAATTAGGCTTCGATCATCCTAGCTTTAAGTTGGTGGAAATGCAGGTGCAGGAAAGAGGTAGCGTCGTATACGTCCACACAAACATGGAAGCAACGACGAATTCCGGATTTAGCCTGCAAGTGCGCTTGGATTATACGGTAAATGCCGATGGTAATATTGCTGTTTCTGCCACGGTAGTCCCGGCAACGACCCGGTATTTTATCCCAAGAATAGGTTTGAAAATGGCGCTCCAGGGCGACTTAAACCTGGCAACCTGGTATGGACGCGGCCCCCAGGAGAATTATATCGACAGGGAAACATCTGCCCCATTGGGAATATACCATTTACCGGTAAGTAAAATGATAGAACCGTATGAGAAACCGCAAAGCATGGGTAACCGTGAAGATCTGCGTTGGTTGCAATTAACTAACCCTGAAAGCAAAAAAGGTATTAGGGTAGTTACAAGAAGCAAAATGAGCTTTAGCGCTTTACATGTTTCAGAAATTGATCTGGGAACAGCAGCTCATTTATATCAATTACATCCCGGCAAAACCACCTATTTACACTTGGATGCATATCAAATGGGTGTTGGAAATGGCAGTTGCGGCCCAATTCAATTACCAAAATATTTGGTGCCAGACAATACTTGCCACCTATCATTTATTATCCAACCCATATAA
- a CDS encoding DUF4412 domain-containing protein, whose product MKKLILLCLSLFVAGFVSAQESGKIQYELTLNIHATLKPDQLQYKDLIPETSTVRSVLFFNGGNAKIMLLPENTESEEGGVKMKIQMDNSIKFIETASQSIFKLDESGSQKKLIVTKFDENGEKQSTSKIGTKTKTIAGYTCKEVKVKSDDGPITLWVTDKLPFKGGIIGMYSPYGAILGMESKKMSILATSIQFEPVDPGTVKIPEGVPIEESNGKLSL is encoded by the coding sequence ATGAAGAAACTAATATTATTATGCTTATCCTTGTTCGTAGCAGGATTCGTTTCCGCGCAAGAATCCGGTAAAATCCAATACGAGTTAACTTTAAATATCCATGCTACTTTAAAACCGGATCAATTGCAGTATAAAGACTTAATCCCCGAAACATCTACCGTGCGATCCGTTTTATTTTTCAACGGAGGAAATGCCAAGATAATGCTGCTACCCGAAAATACCGAGTCTGAAGAAGGTGGGGTAAAAATGAAAATCCAGATGGACAACAGTATCAAGTTCATTGAAACGGCCAGTCAATCCATTTTTAAACTCGATGAAAGTGGTAGCCAGAAGAAATTAATAGTAACAAAATTCGACGAAAACGGGGAAAAACAATCTACTTCTAAAATAGGCACCAAAACCAAGACAATTGCTGGCTATACCTGCAAGGAAGTAAAAGTTAAGTCGGATGACGGCCCGATTACTTTATGGGTAACGGATAAACTACCCTTCAAAGGAGGTATTATTGGGATGTACAGCCCTTATGGGGCGATCCTAGGTATGGAAAGCAAAAAAATGTCTATCCTCGCCACCAGCATACAGTTCGAACCGGTTGATCCCGGCACCGTAAAAATTCCAGAGGGTGTACCTATTGAAGAAAGTAACGGAAAACTCAGCTTATAA
- a CDS encoding glutaminase family protein, with protein sequence MKKTLTFLLLILGKLVSAQQKAPAYPLITHDPYFSIWSMTDQLNASPTKHWTGAEQSIVGMLNVDGKFYRLIGHEGRNYKTVAPLSEENAYDAKYVTQKPSGDWQQPGFNDASWKSGAAPFTLPGIGAGTIWNSREIWLRRHFTINNDIPKGKAYLYIKYDDDAEVYLNGSLIHSRKGVTRNYEYFPIDEAAVSKLKKGENILAIHVVNTGGDAFIDAGISVDVPQKLDESVLTAVQKNVTINATQTIYDFSCGPVDARVTFTSPLIITDLKLLSRPVSYITYSVRSNDGSKHRVSAYLGASANLATNSGIQPVVASDASTKNLQLLKAGTLSQSVLAKKGDDLRIDWGYLYIGAPKSKQVHQYISPVAEATPSFLNPGSIKGKHKLEGTRLVLNTTADLGVVGASTKEQFFLIGYDDEYAIQYFGTNLKPWWQTEYGQTIEQELSTAAKDYKKVMQRCRDFNGELYKDLEKSGGKAYADLSVLAYRQSIAAHKLVKSPQGELLFLSKENFSNGSINTVDVTYPSAPLYLAYNPELMKGMLNGIFYYSESGKWKKPFAAHDLGTYPLANGQTYGEDMPVEESGNMIILTAAIAKVEGNANYAKKHWNTLTQWVNFLVTDGFDPANQLCTDDFAGHLARNTNLSVKAIVGIGCYSMLADMLGHKEIAQQYRDTARNMAKRWMQMADEGDHYALTFDKNNTWSQKYNLVWDKVLGLNIFPASVAKKEIAYYLGKQHAYGLPLDSRRTYTKNDWIMWTATLTDNQADFAAFIDPIYKFALETTDRIPLSDWHETTNGKHIGFQARSVVGGYYMKLLNDKLNR encoded by the coding sequence ATGAAAAAAACCTTAACATTCCTATTGTTGATCTTAGGAAAACTCGTATCAGCCCAACAAAAAGCGCCGGCCTATCCATTGATTACACATGACCCCTATTTTAGTATTTGGTCGATGACAGATCAATTAAATGCTTCCCCTACCAAACATTGGACAGGTGCAGAGCAGTCAATTGTAGGAATGCTGAACGTGGATGGCAAATTTTATAGATTAATCGGCCATGAAGGCCGCAACTACAAAACGGTGGCGCCACTCAGCGAAGAAAATGCGTACGATGCCAAATATGTAACCCAAAAACCCTCCGGGGATTGGCAACAACCCGGTTTTAATGATGCTTCTTGGAAAAGCGGGGCGGCTCCCTTTACTTTACCCGGTATCGGCGCAGGAACTATTTGGAATAGCCGCGAGATTTGGTTGAGGCGCCATTTTACAATCAATAATGACATTCCGAAAGGGAAAGCTTATTTGTATATCAAGTATGATGATGATGCGGAAGTTTACCTGAACGGTTCCTTGATCCACAGCCGCAAAGGCGTTACCCGAAATTATGAATACTTCCCGATCGATGAAGCCGCCGTGTCGAAACTGAAAAAGGGCGAAAATATCTTGGCTATTCACGTGGTGAATACCGGTGGGGATGCCTTTATCGATGCAGGCATTTCTGTGGATGTGCCTCAAAAGCTAGATGAGTCGGTATTAACGGCTGTTCAGAAAAATGTTACGATCAATGCCACGCAAACAATTTATGATTTCAGTTGTGGGCCTGTAGATGCCAGGGTAACTTTTACTTCTCCGCTGATCATTACAGACCTTAAATTATTGTCTCGCCCGGTATCTTATATTACTTACAGCGTTCGTTCAAATGACGGCAGCAAGCACCGGGTAAGTGCGTATTTAGGCGCTTCTGCCAACCTAGCTACCAACTCGGGCATTCAACCTGTAGTAGCCAGCGATGCCTCTACCAAAAATCTCCAACTGTTGAAAGCCGGTACGCTAAGCCAGTCAGTATTAGCTAAAAAGGGAGATGACCTGAGAATTGATTGGGGCTACCTGTACATCGGCGCTCCTAAAAGCAAACAGGTACATCAATATATCAGCCCAGTGGCAGAAGCCACCCCGTCTTTCCTTAACCCGGGTAGCATTAAAGGCAAGCATAAACTTGAAGGAACACGGCTGGTATTGAATACTACCGCCGATTTAGGTGTTGTTGGCGCTTCAACTAAAGAACAATTCTTTCTAATCGGTTATGATGATGAATATGCCATTCAATATTTCGGTACGAATCTGAAACCTTGGTGGCAAACGGAATATGGTCAAACCATTGAGCAAGAATTGTCTACTGCGGCTAAAGACTATAAAAAGGTGATGCAACGATGCCGCGACTTCAACGGGGAGCTGTACAAAGACTTGGAAAAAAGCGGTGGTAAAGCATATGCCGACTTATCAGTGCTGGCCTACCGTCAAAGTATTGCCGCGCATAAATTGGTAAAAAGCCCGCAAGGAGAATTATTGTTCTTGTCAAAAGAGAATTTTAGCAACGGTTCTATCAATACCGTGGATGTTACTTACCCTTCTGCGCCGTTATACTTGGCATACAATCCAGAATTGATGAAAGGGATGCTCAACGGTATTTTTTACTATAGTGAAAGCGGCAAATGGAAAAAACCTTTCGCGGCCCACGACTTGGGCACTTATCCATTAGCCAACGGTCAAACTTACGGGGAAGATATGCCGGTGGAAGAATCCGGAAATATGATTATCCTCACCGCGGCTATCGCCAAGGTTGAAGGCAATGCGAACTACGCTAAAAAACATTGGAACACCCTGACGCAATGGGTAAATTTCTTAGTAACGGATGGTTTCGACCCTGCCAACCAGTTGTGCACGGATGACTTTGCCGGTCACCTTGCCAGGAATACAAATTTATCGGTTAAAGCGATAGTAGGCATCGGCTGTTATAGTATGTTGGCCGATATGCTAGGTCATAAAGAAATAGCGCAACAATACCGGGATACAGCCCGCAATATGGCAAAAAGATGGATGCAGATGGCCGATGAAGGTGATCACTACGCGTTAACATTCGATAAGAATAATACCTGGAGCCAGAAATACAACCTGGTTTGGGATAAGGTGCTGGGCTTGAATATTTTCCCGGCTTCCGTGGCAAAGAAGGAAATTGCCTACTACCTCGGCAAGCAGCATGCATACGGATTACCGTTGGATAGTCGCCGTACATACACTAAGAACGATTGGATCATGTGGACGGCAACTCTCACGGATAACCAAGCCGATTTCGCTGCCTTCATCGACCCAATTTACAAATTTGCCTTGGAAACGACTGATCGCATCCCTTTAAGCGATTGGCATGAAACTACTAACGGTAAGCATATCGGTTTCCAAGCAAGAAGTGTGGTAGGTGGATATTATATGAAATTACTAAATGATAAACTGAATCGCTGA